One stretch of Numenius arquata chromosome 8, bNumArq3.hap1.1, whole genome shotgun sequence DNA includes these proteins:
- the RPL29 gene encoding large ribosomal subunit protein eL29 produces the protein MAKSKNHTTHNQSRKWHRNGIKKPRSHRYESLKGVDPKFLRNMRFAKKHNKKGLKKMQANNAKQAAQQKKD, from the exons ATGGCCAAGTCCAAGAACCACACCACGCACAACCAGT CCCGTAAGTGGCACAGAAATGGCATCAAGAAACCCAGGTCCCATAGATACGAGTCTCTCAAAGGG GTTGATCCCAAGTTTCTGAGAAACATGAGGTTTGcaaagaaacacaacaaaaaggGGCTGAAGAAGATGCAGGCCAACAATGCGAAGCAGGCTGCTCAGCAGAAAAAGGACTGA
- the TNNC1 gene encoding troponin C, slow skeletal and cardiac muscles, with protein MDDIYKAAVEQLTEEQKNEFKAAFDIFVLGAEDGCISTKELGKVMRMLGQNPTPEELQEMIDEVDEDGSGTVDFDEFLVMMVRCMKDDSKGKTEEELSDLFRMFDKNADGYIDLEELKIMLQATGETITEDDIEELMRDGDKNNDGRIDYDEFLEFMKGVE; from the exons ATGGATGACATTTATAAGGCAGCG GTTGAACAGCtgacagaagagcaaaaaaatg agtTCAAAGCTGCCTTCGACATCTTCGTGCTGGGGGCGGAGGATGGCTGCATCAGCACcaaggagctggggaaggtgaTGCGGATGCTGGGGCAGAACCCCACCcctgaggagctgcaggagatgaTAGATGAGGtggatgaggatg GTAGCGGCACTGTAGACTTTGATGAGTTCCTTGTTATGATGGTCCGGTGTATGAAAGACGACAGCAAAGGAAAAACCGAAGAGGAACTCTCAGATCTCTTCAGGATGTTTGACAA AAATGCTGATGGCTACATCGACCTCGAGGAGCTGAAGATCATGCTGCAGGCAACGGGCGAGACCATCACGGAGGACGACATAGAAGAACTGATGAGAGATGGAGATAAAAACAATGACGGCAGGATTGACTATGATG AGTTCCTGGAGTTTATGAAGGGAGTTGAATAA